In Conger conger chromosome 12, fConCon1.1, whole genome shotgun sequence, one DNA window encodes the following:
- the LOC133141578 gene encoding lipoxygenase homology domain-containing protein 1-like: MPRFLALGITGGFLREMEKSRKGEVVVDDMGNKEVYEFPVNRWFAMDEDDGKIQRDVLVGGTQPTGIVYNIQVMTGDIRGAGTNSKIHILMHGTKGLKNSGKVFLEGGQFERALIDIFNVEIAALLSPLSRVTIGHDNCGVSAGWYCEKVIVYCPFTGIEQTFPCGKWLDEDEGDGLIERELYEMVSLRQKKQKKHPWSLWIWTSDVKGAGTDAQVFLQIYGDKGKSDEMRLENNSDSFEQGQLDKFMIEIPDLGKILKLRIWHEKRHPFAGWHLDRVTIMKTLTKEKFSFSCGRWLDINEDDNEIVRELSATGDLVPEPLPLIKYRITICTGNVGGSGTDASVFLCLIGDLGDTGERLMFTSKNNVNKFEKGNADEFLIEAVSLGQVYRVRIGHDGRGGGCGWFLDKVVVREEGQPESQAVEFPCYRWLDQNEDDGQIVRELVPSGDGQRLHNISYHISVKTGSINGASSDSKVFVKLYGEKGDTSKMMLVVSDNDLRNYFETGRVDVFTIETFDIGRINRLLIGHNNEGLRAGWFLDSVQITVPVHGLQYMFPSHRWLCKDEADGKVEVEIYPSEILEIEKLINYEITVITGNVRSAGTNANVYIQIYGEEGKSELITLKSRSNNFERGTTEIFKIEALNVGKILKVRIGHDGSGIGDGWFLEKVDIKRVTMAMVQKEAKKEEKKDKKKKKKKKDEEEEEEAVKELQEVVETYNFPCERWLARDEEDGELVVELLPEEGGDLEENTYEVHVFTGTMWGAGTDANVFINIYGEIGDSGERRLKKSNHLNKFEKGKEDIFSISAIDLGPLKKLRIRHDNTKAHSAWFLDRVEIVDCKDDTTYYFPCKRWLAIDEDDGQIARELVPVDEAFMKKNDDDEEESAATLGLEQKSMSTTYNLRVKTGEKKYAGTDANVFAILYGSKDDTGIINLKACKNHKNKFEQGLIDEFTVEAVDIGVLKRLRIGHDNSGGSAGWFLDWVEIDAPSVGQKLRFPCGRWLDKSEDDGAIVRDLYPAELQTEVYIPFVPYEIKTCTSDIFGAGTDADVFIVLYGRDGVCTQQKSLCVNKRERLMYFERSAEDMFIVELEDVGDVIEKIRIGHDNRGINAGWHLDRVEIRRLLRKGKGSETTIFPCERWLAKSEDDGETVRELVPSDIIQEKLLRDGTLKLTETEVEDALETHTYKVSVMTGDVYGAGTDATVFLTIYGDLGDTGERKLSKSETNSNKFERGSVRGVHHGALAGPGLKPN; the protein is encoded by the exons atgccgaggttccttgcactgggcaTCACCGGGGGGTTCcttagggaaatggagaaatcaagaaagggagag GTGGTGGTGGATGACATGGGGAACAAGGAGGTGTACGAGTTCCCAGTTAACCGCTGGTTCGCCATGGATGAGGATGATGGGAAGATCCAAAGGGATGTGCTAGTGGGGGGCACCCAGCCCACAG GCATTGTGTACAATATCCAGGTGATGACCGGGGACATCAGGGGCGCTGGCACCAACTCCAAGATCCACATCCTTATGCATGGCACCAAGGGGCTGAAGAACAGCGGGAAGGTGTTCCTGGAGGGGGGCCAGTTCGAGCGGGCGCTCATCGACATCTTCAACGTGGAGATCGCCGCTCTGCTCAGCCCCCTCAGCCGCGTCACCATCGGCCACGACAACTGTGGAGTGAGCGCAGGCTGGTACTGCGAGAAG GTGATTGTATACTGTCCCTTCACGGGCATAGAGCAGACGTTCCCCTGCGGGAAGTGGCTGGACGAGGATGAGGGGGACGGACTGATTGAGAGGGAGCTGTACGAGATGGTCTCGCtcaggcagaagaagcagaaga AACATCCTTGGTCTTTGTGGATCTGGACTTCTGACGTGAAGGGCGCTGGAACCGACGCTCAGGTCTTCCTGCAGATTTATGGGGACAAGGGGAAGTCTGATGAAATGAGGCTGGAAAACAACTCAGACAGCTTTGAACAGGGTCAGTTAGATAAGTTCATG ATTGAAATACCGGATCTGGGGAAGATACTGAAGCTCCGTATTTGGCATGAAAAGAGACACCCGTTCGCTGGCTGGCATttagacagg GTCACAATAATGAAGACACTGACAAAGGAGAAGTTCTCATTCAGCTGTGGCCGCTGGTTGGATATTAACGAAGATGACAACGAGATTGTTAGAGAGCTATCTGCCACAGGAGATCTTGTTCCTGAACCCCTGCCAT TGATAAAGTACCGCATCACCATTTGTACGGGAAATGTGGGCGGCAGCGGTACGGATGCCAGTGTCTTCCTCTGTCTGATCGGAGACCTGGGGGACACCGGGGAACGACTCATGTTCACCAGCAAGAACAATGTCAACAAGTTTGAGAAGGGGAAC GCAGACGAGTTCCTGATCGAGGCCGTGTCCCTGGGGCAGGTGTACAGGGTGCGGATCGGGCATGATGGCCGGGGCGGGGGCTGCGGCTGGTTCCTGGACAAGGTGGTGGTCAGAGAAGAGGGCCAGCCTGAGTCTCAGGCTGTAGAGTTCCCCTGTTACCG GTGGCTTGACCAAAATGAGGATGATGGCCAGATCGTTCGGGAGTTGGTGCCCTCAGGGGATGGACAGCGTCTTCATA ACATTAGTTACCACATTTCGGTGAAGACTGGCAGTATCAACGGGGCTAGCTCCGATTCCAAGGTCTTCGTTAAACTCTATGGGGAGAAGGGTGACACCAGCAAGATGATGCTGGTGGTCTCCGACAACGACCTGCGCAACTATTTTGAGACTGGCCGGGTCGATGTTTTCACAATCGAAACATTTGATATCGGAAGA ATCAACCGTCTCCTGATTGGACACAACAACGAGGGCTTGCGGGCTGGCTGGTTCCTAGACAGTGTTCAGATCACGGTTCCGGTCCATGGACTGCAGTACATGTTCCCCAGCCACCGTTGGCTGTGTAAAGACGAGGCAGATGggaaggtggaggtggagatcTACCCCAGCGAGATtctggaaattgagaaat TGATTAATTATGAGATTACAGTGATCACTGGCAATGTCCGGTCAGCTGGCACTAATGCCAATGTCTACATTCAGATCTATGGAGAAGAAGGAAAATCGGAGCTCATCACTTTGAAGAGCAGGTCTAATAACTTTGAAAGAGGAACCACTGAGATATTTAAG ATCGAAGCTTTGAACGTCGGCAAGATTTTGAAGGTCCGGATAGGACACGATGGGTCGGGCATCGGTGACGGCTGGTTCCTGGAAAAGGTGGACATCAAGCGTGTGACAATGGCCATGGTCCAGAAAGAGGccaagaaggaggagaagaaggacaagaagaagaagaaaaagaagaaggatgaagaagaggaggaagaggctgtGAAAGAGCTGCAGGAAGTGGTGGAGACCTACAACTTCCCGTGTGAGCGCTGGTTGGCCAGGGATGAGGAGGATGGGGAGCTGGTGGTGGAGCTTCTCCCTGAAGAAGGAGGAGATTTGGAAG AGAATACATATGAAGTCCACGTCTTCACGGGAACCATGTGGGGAGCTGGCACTGACGCCAACGTTTTCATTAACATTTACGGGGAAATTGGTGACTCAGGAGAGCGGCGTCTGAAGAAGTCCAATCACCTCAATAAATTTGAGAAAGGCAAG GAAGACATCTTCTCCATCTCCGCTATCGACCTGGGGCCGCTGAAGAAACTGCGGATTCGTCATGACAACACAAAGGCACACTCTGCCTGGTTCCTTGACCGAGTGGAAATTGTGGACTGCAAGGACGATACCAC GTACTACTTCCCCTGTAAGCGCTGGCTGGCTATCGATGAGGATGATGGACAGATTGCCAGGGAGCTGGTGCCAGTAGATGAAGCATTCATGAAGAAGAATGATGACGATGAAGAAGAATCGGCAGCCACACTGGGACTGGAACAGAAAT ccATGTCAACAACATATAACCTAAGAGTCAAGACTGGTGAAAAGAAATATGCTGGGACAGATGCCAATGTCTTTGCGATCCTGTATGGTTCAAAGGATGACACAG GAATAATAAACCTCAAGGCTTGTAAGAACCACAAGAACAAGTTTGAGCAGGGATTGATCGATGAGTTCACAGTGGAGGCTGTGGATATCGGTGTTCTGAAGAGACTGCGAATTGGTCATGATAACTCAG GGGGCTCAGCAGGCTGGTTTCTGGACTGGGTGGAAATCGATGCCCCCTCCGTCGGTCAGAAGTTACGCTTCCCCTGCGGCCGCTGGCTGGACAAGTCAGAGGACGACGGTGCGATCGTGAGGGACCTGTATCCAGCCGAGCTGCAGACGGAAGTGTACATCCCCT ttgtGCCTTATGAGATTAAAACATGTACGAGTGACATCTTTGGGGCGGGGACCGATGCGGACGTTTTCATCGTGTTGTACGGGCGCGATGGTGTGTGCACCCAGCAGAAGTCTCTCTGCGTGAACAAGAGAGAGCGCCTCATGTACTTTGAGAGGTCTGCAGAAGACATGTTTATTGTGGAG CTGGAGGATGTGGGTGATGTCATTGAGAAGATCAGAATTGGACATGACAACCGAGGCATCAACGCTGGGTGGCACCTGGACAGAGTGGAGATCCGGAGACTTCTGAGGAAGGGGAAG GGCTCAGAGACCACCATCTTCCCCTGTGAACGCTGGCTGGCCAAGTCAGAGGATGACGGGGAGACGGTGAGGGAGCTGGTGCCTTCTGACATCATTCAGGAGAAGCTACTGAGGGACGGCACACTGAAGCTCACTGAGACCGAGGTGGAAGACGCCCTGGAGA CGCACACCTACAAGGTGTCTGTGATGACGGGGGACGTGTACGGGGCAGGCACCGATGCCACAGTGTTCCTCACCATATACGGAGACCTGGGCGACACTGGGGAACGCAAGCTCAGCAAGTCTGAGACCAACAGCAACAAGTTTGAGAGGGGATCGGTAAGAGGAGTCCACCATGGGGCCTTGGCAGGACCGGGGCTCAAACCAAACTGA